In Phaseolus vulgaris cultivar G19833 chromosome 7, P. vulgaris v2.0, whole genome shotgun sequence, the genomic stretch GTCACAGACTTCTGCTTCCACTCCTATTTTTCATACATGGATGAACTGAGAGAAAACTTACCCCCTGGTGAAAAGCCGTTAGATATCCGGTGAGTTTTCTCCTCCAATAACTTGTGTGATATGAAACAACAGACCTGTTGAGAAAAAAAGTTGCACAAATTCAATTGTTTTCATGCTAGATTGTCAATATTACCATGCTGCTTGTTGGTGATCATTGTTGGCATGCCATTTGACACGGCTTTAATAACCTCAATTGCTATGTGGAAGAGTCCATATATGCTGTTCAGAGGGTGGAAGAGACTATTAGAAGATTTGATTGGAAGAAAGGGACCATTCCTAGAAACTGAATGTGTCCCATTTGCTGCTCTTGCAATCATCCTCTGGCCTTTGGCTGTTATAGTGGCTGTATTAGCAGCTATCCTTTGCAGCCCTTTTCTAGCCCTATACAGTGGAGTTGTTGTCCATCAGGTCAGTATTCAGTAGGAGCATGATGCTCTAATTTCTCTAAGCATTTATGCAAGTTTTAGCAGATTTCATTGAATGAAGATTTTGTTTACTTTTAGGAAGACTCAGTGAAGATGGGGTTTGCCTACCTTGTGTCTGTGGTTTCACTTTTTGATGAATATGTGAATGATTTACTCTACTTGAGAGAGGGATCCTGCTTGCCCAGGTGCcagaatattttctttaatgtaGTGACATGTTGCTCTTGTTAAAAGTGCATTGGACAATTTCCATCACTGATTCTGATAAGTCCTTGTGACAGCCAGGCCAATATACAGAAGAAACAAGAGGCATGCTGTTGAGAGAAAAAACCCTGGAAGAGGTCATGTTGATTTGAAACACATGGATGGTTCACAGAATTCAAAACAAACCTTGCAACAATCCAGAAGTCTGAAATGGAGAATTCAGCAATATAGACCGATGCAGGTGATTCTTCCATGATAGCAATACATGAATGGTCTGTTTCCATGAATTTTGGTACCTTGAATTGAaagtaatttttctttttcaggtaTGGGACTGGCTGTTCAAGTCATGTGAGGTGAATGGCAGGATACTCTTCCGTGATTCCCTTATAAGCTTTGGGGAAGTTGAAGAATTCATTTTGAAAGGCAATTGCAAAAAGTTAAGCATCAAGTTACCAGCTTGGTCTATGCTGCAATGTCTTCTAACTTCTGCAAAATCCAACTCAGATGGATTGGTGATCTGTACTCCTCTTACTCACTGACACCTCTGTTCTATGATGTATCTATACAATATCTGTATAGGATACATAGCAATCCAATTCcaaaaatatataacatataGTATACAATATGTGTAAGATACATGTTTAGAAGTGGATAAAATTTCTTAagacataataaatatataactaCTAGTATGCAAATCCAAATTAAAAACATACTTCATGAACATTACTaagataaaaaatcataaatcatTGTCATCATAATCACTTCCTATTATTTACATTCAAATAGTACTATCAATCTCATTGTTTTCTAGGAATCAAGCATAAACAGAACAGTTACAGTGTCACTCGTTCATCAAGAGACTGTGTTTCTGTGTTTTTATATTGCACATTCTTATATGGTTTGTATAGTTGTAGTGGAATTTCATAAAGTTCCTTAAAATCTTGGACATTTTACTTGTTCATATCAGTTAAGTTTTCAATAGTACTAGTACTGGATACATGAAGCAATTGAAGTATCAGTGCTTTATAGCCTCTATTCCATTGCAAAAACATAAACATATCCATGCTTCTGCAGCCGAGGATGTAGTGTTGACAAGGATGAATGGACCAAAGGATAGAGTGTTTGAGTGGTTTATTGAACCTTTATTGATCATGAAAGAGCAGCTAAAGAACCTGGAGTTGGAAGAAACAGAAGAAACTTGCCTGAAGGAACTGGTAATGAGATGCAAAAATGAATTGCCTGAGGAGTGGGATAGCACGGGATTCCCATCTAATGACACTGTTAGGAGAGCACAATTGCAAGCCATAATTAGAAGGTACATGTTTAGGAAATAGCATTACATGCTTGTTTGGATGCAAACTAGAAGAGTTTTTATGAGCTTTTCTACAAAAATttaaagtctttttttttttttttgcagtagAAAAGCTTTCAAAAGCACTTCTAAACAGAGCTCATGTACCTTTCCTACCTTAAAAGGAGGAAGTACTTGTTCATTTTAGATCCTAAATTTTTCAACAACACAGTATATGTGAATGTGATTGCTCAAAATAACTGTGTGTGAAAGCAATTCTTGTGTGAGTACAGTGTCTATATATTATAGACACAACCAATCAAAAGCTCTAAATAATGTTAAAATGATTTTGGATATATTTCTCAATAAACACACTTGTATGAGAAGAAAAATGTTTGAGCAAACTACATAATTATTGTAATACATCCTAAGCTTTTGATTGGTTGTCTCTACAGGCACTGTGCATGCAAGCATTAATATGCATGAATTGTTCTTTTAAATGATTAACagaaaaggaaggaaaaagGGTAAGGCTTACCCTTCAAACTTCAGGTACACTAGTTTACTGAGGAATGCAgtgcaatattaacaaatcATGTTTTTACCATCATGAATCATGAAGTATGTATAACAGAAAGAGAAAATTACACTTATTTCTTAATGTATGCttaaataatacttaataaAAAAGAACTCCTTCATTACAAGTTGgcaatgaataaaaaaaagggCTAAAAAATAACCCTTTAAAGTTCTGGTATGCCTCTCCATCTACATTTGAGCCTCCCAAAACTCAAAAAATGCAGTGAAAAGAGAAATTAGACATAAAGAGAAATTAGAcatgtaaaaatattatcacaACTTTCCCTAACACAAACTTAAGTCATTTCTTTCTCAATGCATTTCATCTTTTTCAGGTTGCAGGGGATTGTAGCTTCCATGTCCCGAATACCAACTTTTAGAAGAAGGAACTTAATTAAGGTTTTGTACATAGAAGCATTGCAGCCTGGTGCTTCAGCTATCCATATTGGAGGCACTGTAGTTCCCAAGCATAGTGAGATA encodes the following:
- the LOC137828422 gene encoding uncharacterized membrane protein At3g27390 isoform X3; amino-acid sequence: MAPADILSKLWNFISFLPFFFLLFILGIIKGALIGLIAFAIIGTGNSAVMIGLWSAHVFWTYYCVARLTNRFGLVFKVVVLMCLPVPLLLWPIVGIFGSLLGGIGYGFFAPLLATFQAVGKGENFSNKFFHCFNDGCWSTIERSCTVVQDVTDFCFHSYFSYMDELRENLPPGEKPLDIRLSILPCCLLVIIVGMPFDTALITSIAMWKSPYMLFRGWKRLLEDLIGRKGPFLETECVPFAALAIILWPLAVIVAVLAAILCSPFLALYSGVVVHQEDSVKMGFAYLVSVVSLFDEYVNDLLYLREGSCLPRPIYRRNKRHAVERKNPGRGHVDLKHMDGSQNSKQTLQQSRSLKWRIQQYRPMQVWDWLFKSCEVNGRILFRDSLISFGEVEEFILKGNCKKLSIKLPAWSMLQCLLTSAKSNSDGLVISEDVVLTRMNGPKDRVFEWFIEPLLIMKEQLKNLELEETEETCLKELVMRCKNELPEEWDSTGFPSNDTVRRAQLQAIIRRLQGIVASMSRIPTFRRRNLIKVLYIEALQPGASAIHIGGTVVPKHSEISKEQNVDEGTSRC
- the LOC137828422 gene encoding uncharacterized membrane protein At3g27390 isoform X4, whose product is MAPADILSKLWNFISFLPFFFLLFILGIIKGALIGLIAFAIIGTGNSAVMIGLWSAHVFWTYYCVARTNRFGLVFKVVVLMCLPVPLLLWPIVGIFGSLLGGIGYGFFAPLLATFQAVGKGENFSNKFFHCFNDGCWSTIERSCTVVQDVTDFCFHSYFSYMDELRENLPPGEKPLDIRLSILPCCLLVIIVGMPFDTALITSIAMWKSPYMLFRGWKRLLEDLIGRKGPFLETECVPFAALAIILWPLAVIVAVLAAILCSPFLALYSGVVVHQEDSVKMGFAYLVSVVSLFDEYVNDLLYLREGSCLPRPIYRRNKRHAVERKNPGRGHVDLKHMDGSQNSKQTLQQSRSLKWRIQQYRPMQVWDWLFKSCEVNGRILFRDSLISFGEVEEFILKGNCKKLSIKLPAWSMLQCLLTSAKSNSDGLVISEDVVLTRMNGPKDRVFEWFIEPLLIMKEQLKNLELEETEETCLKELVMRCKNELPEEWDSTGFPSNDTVRRAQLQAIIRRLQGIVASMSRIPTFRRRNLIKVLYIEALQPGASAIHIGGTVVPKHSEISKEQNVDEGTSRC
- the LOC137828422 gene encoding uncharacterized membrane protein At3g27390 isoform X5, giving the protein MAPADILSKLWNFISFLPFFFLLFILGIIKAVMIGLWSAHVFWTYYCVARLTNRFGLVFKVVVLMCLPVPLLLWPIVGIFGSLLGGIGYGFFAPLLATFQAVGKGENFSNKFFHCFNDGCWSTIERSCTVVQDVTDFCFHSYFSYMDELRENLPPGEKPLDIRLSILPCCLLVIIVGMPFDTALITSIAMWKSPYMLFRGWKRLLEDLIGRKGPFLETECVPFAALAIILWPLAVIVAVLAAILCSPFLALYSGVVVHQEDSVKMGFAYLVSVVSLFDEYVNDLLYLREGSCLPRPIYRRNKRHAVERKNPGRGHVDLKHMDGSQNSKQTLQQSRSLKWRIQQYRPMQVWDWLFKSCEVNGRILFRDSLISFGEVEEFILKGNCKKLSIKLPAWSMLQCLLTSAKSNSDGLVISEDVVLTRMNGPKDRVFEWFIEPLLIMKEQLKNLELEETEETCLKELVMRCKNELPEEWDSTGFPSNDTVRRAQLQAIIRRLQGIVASMSRIPTFRRRNLIKVLYIEALQPGASAIHIGGTVVPKHSEISKEQNVDEGTSRC
- the LOC137828422 gene encoding uncharacterized membrane protein At3g27390 isoform X6, producing MAPADILSKLWNFISFLPFFFLLFILGIIKAVMIGLWSAHVFWTYYCVARTNRFGLVFKVVVLMCLPVPLLLWPIVGIFGSLLGGIGYGFFAPLLATFQAVGKGENFSNKFFHCFNDGCWSTIERSCTVVQDVTDFCFHSYFSYMDELRENLPPGEKPLDIRLSILPCCLLVIIVGMPFDTALITSIAMWKSPYMLFRGWKRLLEDLIGRKGPFLETECVPFAALAIILWPLAVIVAVLAAILCSPFLALYSGVVVHQEDSVKMGFAYLVSVVSLFDEYVNDLLYLREGSCLPRPIYRRNKRHAVERKNPGRGHVDLKHMDGSQNSKQTLQQSRSLKWRIQQYRPMQVWDWLFKSCEVNGRILFRDSLISFGEVEEFILKGNCKKLSIKLPAWSMLQCLLTSAKSNSDGLVISEDVVLTRMNGPKDRVFEWFIEPLLIMKEQLKNLELEETEETCLKELVMRCKNELPEEWDSTGFPSNDTVRRAQLQAIIRRLQGIVASMSRIPTFRRRNLIKVLYIEALQPGASAIHIGGTVVPKHSEISKEQNVDEGTSRC
- the LOC137828422 gene encoding uncharacterized membrane protein At3g27390 isoform X1, translating into MAPADILSKLWNFISFLPFFFLLFILGIIKVTFTAGALIGLIAFAIIGTGNSAVMIGLWSAHVFWTYYCVARLTNRFGLVFKVVVLMCLPVPLLLWPIVGIFGSLLGGIGYGFFAPLLATFQAVGKGENFSNKFFHCFNDGCWSTIERSCTVVQDVTDFCFHSYFSYMDELRENLPPGEKPLDIRLSILPCCLLVIIVGMPFDTALITSIAMWKSPYMLFRGWKRLLEDLIGRKGPFLETECVPFAALAIILWPLAVIVAVLAAILCSPFLALYSGVVVHQEDSVKMGFAYLVSVVSLFDEYVNDLLYLREGSCLPRPIYRRNKRHAVERKNPGRGHVDLKHMDGSQNSKQTLQQSRSLKWRIQQYRPMQVWDWLFKSCEVNGRILFRDSLISFGEVEEFILKGNCKKLSIKLPAWSMLQCLLTSAKSNSDGLVISEDVVLTRMNGPKDRVFEWFIEPLLIMKEQLKNLELEETEETCLKELVMRCKNELPEEWDSTGFPSNDTVRRAQLQAIIRRLQGIVASMSRIPTFRRRNLIKVLYIEALQPGASAIHIGGTVVPKHSEISKEQNVDEGTSRC
- the LOC137828422 gene encoding uncharacterized membrane protein At3g27390 isoform X2, with amino-acid sequence MAPADILSKLWNFISFLPFFFLLFILGIIKVTFTAGALIGLIAFAIIGTGNSAVMIGLWSAHVFWTYYCVARTNRFGLVFKVVVLMCLPVPLLLWPIVGIFGSLLGGIGYGFFAPLLATFQAVGKGENFSNKFFHCFNDGCWSTIERSCTVVQDVTDFCFHSYFSYMDELRENLPPGEKPLDIRLSILPCCLLVIIVGMPFDTALITSIAMWKSPYMLFRGWKRLLEDLIGRKGPFLETECVPFAALAIILWPLAVIVAVLAAILCSPFLALYSGVVVHQEDSVKMGFAYLVSVVSLFDEYVNDLLYLREGSCLPRPIYRRNKRHAVERKNPGRGHVDLKHMDGSQNSKQTLQQSRSLKWRIQQYRPMQVWDWLFKSCEVNGRILFRDSLISFGEVEEFILKGNCKKLSIKLPAWSMLQCLLTSAKSNSDGLVISEDVVLTRMNGPKDRVFEWFIEPLLIMKEQLKNLELEETEETCLKELVMRCKNELPEEWDSTGFPSNDTVRRAQLQAIIRRLQGIVASMSRIPTFRRRNLIKVLYIEALQPGASAIHIGGTVVPKHSEISKEQNVDEGTSRC